The following coding sequences are from one Ovis canadensis isolate MfBH-ARS-UI-01 breed Bighorn chromosome 7, ARS-UI_OviCan_v2, whole genome shotgun sequence window:
- the RPL36AL gene encoding ribosomal protein eL42-like — protein MVNVPKTRRTFCKKCGKHQPHKVTQYKKGKDSLYAQGKRRYDRKQSGYGGQTKPIFRKKAKTTKKIVLRLECVEPNCRSKRMLAIKRCKHFELGGDKKRKGQVIQF, from the coding sequence ATGGTCAATGTACCTAAAACCCGAAGGACTTTCTGTAAGAAGTGTGGAAAGCATCAGCCTCACAAAGTGACCCAGTATAAGAAGGGCAAAGATTCCCTGTATGCCCAGGGAAAGAGGCGCTATGATCGGAAGCAGAGTGGCTACGGTGGGCAAACCAAGCCAATTTTCCGGAAGAAGGCTAAAACCACAAAGAAGATCGTGCTGAGACTTGAATGCGTTGAGCCCAACTGCAGATCCAAGAGGATGCTGGCCATTAAGAGGTGCAAGCATTTTGAACTCGGAGGAGATAAGAAGAGAAAGGGCCAAGTGATCCAGTTCTAA
- the MGAT2 gene encoding alpha-1,6-mannosyl-glycoprotein 2-beta-N-acetylglucosaminyltransferase gives MRFRIYKRKVLILTLVVAACGFVLWSSNGRQRKSEALAPPLLDADPARGAGARAGDHPAVSVGIRRGSNESAAPLVAAAPQPEVDNLTLRYRSLVYQLNFDQTLRNVDKAGSWTPRELALVVQVHNRPEYLKLLLDSLRKAQGIDDILVIFSHDFWSTEINQLIAGVDFCPVLQVFFPFSIQLYPNEFPGTDPRDCPRDVEKNAALRMGCINAEYPDSFGHYREAKFSQTKHHWWWKLHFVWERVKVLRDYAGLILFLEEDHYLAPDFYHVFKKMWKLKQLECPECDVLSLGTYTAIRNFYDVADKVDVKTWKSTEHNMGLALTREAYQKLIECTDTFCTYDDYNWDWTLQYLTVSCLPKFWKVLVPQVPRIFHAGDCGMHHQKTCRPATQSAQLESLLNNNKQYLFPETLTISEKFMTALSPPRKNGGWGDIRDHELCKSYRRLQ, from the coding sequence ATGAGGTTCCGCATCTATAAGCGGAAGGTGCTGATCTTGACGCTCGTGGTGGCCGCCTGCGGCTTCGTCCTCTGGAGCAGCAATGGGCGACAAAGGAAGAGCGAGGCCCTCGCCCCGCCGCTGCTGGACGCCGACCCCGCGCGGGGTGCGGGCGCCCGGGCTGGGGACCATCCCGCCGTGTCGGTGGGCATCCGCCGGGGCTCCAACGAGTCGGCGGCTCCGCTGGTCGCCGCGGCCCCGCAGCCCGAGGTGGACAATCTGACGCTGCGGTACCGGTCCCTAGTGTACCAGCTGAACTTTGACCAGACGCTGAGGAATGTAGATAAGGCCGGGTCCTGGACCCCCCGAGAGCTGGCGCTGGTGGTCCAGGTGCACAACCGGCCCGAATACCTCAAACTGCTGCTGGACTCACTTCGAAAAGCCCAGGGAATCGACGACATCCTCGTCATCTTTAGCCATGACTTCTGGTCGACCGAAATCAATCAGCTGATTGCTGGGGTGGATTTCTGTCCAGTTCTGCAGGTGTTCTTTCCTTTCAGCATTCAGTTGTACCCTAACGAGTTCCCGGGCACTGACCCCAGAGATTGCCCCAGAGACGTGGAGAAGAATGCAGCTTTGCGGATGGGATGCATTAATGCTGAATATCCCGACTCCTTCGGCCATTATAGAGAGGCCAAGTTCTCCCAAACCAAACACCACTGGTGGTGGAAGCTGCATTTTGTATGGGAGAGGGTCAAAGTCCTTCGAGACTATGCTGGCCTCATACTTTTCCTAGAGGAGGATCACTACTTAGCCCCAGACTTTTACCATGTCTTCAAAAAGATGTGGAAATTAAAGCAGCTAGAGTGCCCTGAGTGTGATGTTCTCTCCCTGGGGACCTATACTGCCATTCGAAATTTCTACGACGTGGCTGACAAGGTAGATGTGAAAACGTGGAAATCCACAGAGCACAATATGGGTCTGGCCCTGACCCGGGAAGCCTATCAAAAGCTGATTGAGTGCACAGACACTTTCTGTACTTACGATGATTATAACTGGGACTGGACCCTTCAATATTTGACTGTATCTTGTCTTCCAAAATTCTGGAAAGTGCTGGTTCCTCAAGTTCCTAGGATTTTTCATGCTGGAGACTGTGGTATGCATCACCAAAAAACCTGTAGACCAGCCACCCAGAGTGCCCAACTTGAGTCACTCTTAAATAATAACAAACAGTACCTGTTTCCAGAAACTCTAACTATTAGTGAGAAGTTTATGACAGCCCTTTCCCCACCTAGGAAAAATGGAGGGTGGGGAGATATTAGGGACCATGAACTCTGTAAAAGTTATAGAAGGCtgcagtaa